From Garra rufa chromosome 19, GarRuf1.0, whole genome shotgun sequence, the proteins below share one genomic window:
- the skp1 gene encoding S-phase kinase-associated protein 1 → MPTIKLQSSDGEMFEVDVEIAKQSVTIKTMLEDLGMDDEGDDDPVPLPNVNAAILKKVIQWCTHHKDDPPPPEDDENKEKRTDDIPVWDQEFLKVDQGTLFELILAANYLDIKGLLDVTCKTVANMIKGKTPEEIRKTFNIKNDFTEEEEAQVRKENQWCEEK, encoded by the exons ATGCCGACTATTAAACTGCAGAGCTCTGATGGAGAGATGTTTGAGGTGGATGTGGAAATCGCCAAGCAGTCTGTGACTATAAAAACCATGCTTGAAG ATCTGGGGATGGATGATGAAGGAGATGATGATCCCGTCCCTCTGCCCAACGTAAACGCAGCCATCCTCAAGAAG GTGATTCAGTGGTGCACCCACCATAAAGACGACCCTCCTCCCCCTGAAGACGATGAGAATAAAGAGAAAAGAACGGATGACATCCCAGTGTGGGACCAGGAGTTCCTCAAAGTAGACCAGGGCACCCTCTTCGAACTCATTCTG GCTGCAAATTACTTGGACATCAAAGGCTTGCTAGATGTTACTTGCAAGACGGTTGCAAACATGATCAAAGGCAAAACCCCAGAGGAGATCAGAAAGACTTTCAATATCAAAAATGATTTCACAGAGGAAGAGGAAGCCCAG GTACGCAAGGAGAACCAGTGGTGTGAAGAAAAGTGA